CGGCATTATGGAGGCATCGATTACTCTTAGCCCTGATACACCATACACCCTCAACCTGGGGTCTACCACCGCTGTAGGATCGTCCGCTGGACCCATTTTACAAGACCCCACAGGATGGTAAGGACCTGACGTATAATACCTCGCCAAACACTTAAAGTACGTGTCAGTCCCCCAACAGAAGTGCTGGCATGCTGGCAGAGGGGTTCTAACGAAGTGAGCACCTCTGGATCTAAAAGCATAACTACTTTCCAAAGACAAAACCTCTTTCACACCCCTCACTAGCACTTCTACATCGCGCGGATCAGTCAAATAACCAGACCAAATCAATGGATGTCCGTAAGGATCAGTAGCGTTGAGAAGCAACCGACCTCTACTCTTCGGAACAAGGTTCATGACTCTAGGAATAACTCCATCATAGAACGCAGTCGGAAAGATAGTTAAACCATCATAAACAGTCGGTTCTCTTATATATTCTTCCCAGTTTACGCTGTCTACCTGTACTTGGATGTCGGGAGCCGGCAAGCCGGATTGTGTTACATAAAAAGACACACTGTTGACTGGACCATTTCCAGACAGGGGGCCTTTTTTGACTTTCATTTCCTTGTAGTCATAGACATTCTGAATAAGCTCATCCTGGTTGACAGTAGTAGCGGTATCATTTGGCAATGCTACGATAATACCGTTAAAAGTAACGTGATCATGAAGATTTTCCCCGACTGGTAAATCCGCAATCACTGGTATATGCAGATCTTCTAAATGCTCTCTAGGTCCGATTCCAGAAAGCATTAGTAGTTGTGGAGAATTTATAGATCCGCCACTCACTATGACTTCTTTAGTCGCATAGGCTGTGTATATCTGACCGTCTTTTATGTATTGAACACCTGAAGCtcttttattttcatcaaaaaatattttgataacttCTGCTTCTGTTCTGATACTTAGGTTATGCCTCTTATATCTGATGGGCCTGATGAATTCCCTGTTGGTGGAAGCTCTCTGACCCTCCTCAGAGATGGCTTGAGCCTGCATGGTTCCGTATTGAATGGCGGCGTTGTAGTCATTCAGCGGCAGCCCCCTCTCGGCGAAGGCCTCGGTTATCATAATGGAAGGGTCGTCCACGTAGGGGAATCGGGATACGGCCTGTTCTCCTTTGACGCCGTGGTATATTCGATTTAGCCCTTCTATATTCAGGTTCCTTTCAGATTTCTTGAAATATGGTAATACCTgagtaacagaaaaaaaatgccATAATTCAAGGGGTAAGTGAAATCATTTTTTGTATCCTCACTTGATAATGAAATCTTAAGAGTCAATTTAACTTACTTCAAATAGAATTATAATGCAGATGATAAACAATACAGTCGACCACAACTAAGTGTGTTTTTTGGCAGAAACAGATGATAAGTTCTCTTAAAGTATCCTGAATCATCTACGCAATACTGATGAACAGATTTGTGTGGGCAATGATGTCATGCAcgatattttttaacaaaatagtatgtgtttgtaatttgtaaacaagttgtgtgtgtgtgttctaACCTCTTCGTAACTCCATCCTGTGTTCCCGCGCCGCGCCCAGCCGTCGTAGTCCAGTCTGTTCCCGCGGATGTACACGAACGAGTTAATGGAGCTCGAGCCGCCCATCATTTTACCCCTGAAACAGATACCAGTATGTTAGTCGTTTTTAATAGTCGTccagaattataatctacagtgCGTTCTAAAAGGGTATTTTATAACCCATCCAGTTTTCCAGCATCCAGCTGGAGCATGATCCTAGCAAGGGAATCGGAGGGATGGAAATCATGTAAAGAGTAAATGTGAATGGGAAAGGAAAGAAGAAAATCGACTGAAAAACCAACTGACTTGGTTGGGCACATCTTTTCCTGGAAGGCGGTTCATGACTGTTCACCGAAGTTATCTAGGAATCTTGACTAGCTTATAGGAGAAGTATGAGATAGAAACCTCGGCCAGGTAGGGGTCTTGTACTGCCAATCGATGTTGGAATTCAGGAGCGCTGTTGAGAGCGCCGGCGCCGATGTTATCTTATGTTCTTCTGTCTCGTTCTATAGTAACACAAGAGTATGAGAAGTCTGACCTCGGCCATCTGCACTGTTGGTTCTCAAAGGCCAGGCAGGCTACGGAGTTGGGCATGGTCATGTACTGCCAGGCTATGTTGTAGTTGAGGAGCGCTGTTGAGAGCGCCAGCACCGATGTGATATCAGGTTCTTCTGTCTCGTTCTGTAGTAACATAAGAGTATGAGAGGGCTAACCTCGGCCATATCTGCACTGTTGGTTCTCGGAGGCCAGGCAGGCTACGGAGTTGGGCATGGTCATGTACTGCCA
The sequence above is drawn from the Cydia strobilella chromosome 2, ilCydStro3.1, whole genome shotgun sequence genome and encodes:
- the LOC134754845 gene encoding glucose dehydrogenase [FAD, quinone]-like; amino-acid sequence: MLLQNETEEPDITSVLALSTALLNYNIAWQYMTMPNSVACLAFENQQCRWPRGKMMGGSSSINSFVYIRGNRLDYDGWARRGNTGWSYEEVLPYFKKSERNLNIEGLNRIYHGVKGEQAVSRFPYVDDPSIMITEAFAERGLPLNDYNAAIQYGTMQAQAISEEGQRASTNREFIRPIRYKRHNLSIRTEAEVIKIFFDENKRASGVQYIKDGQIYTAYATKEVIVSGGSINSPQLLMLSGIGPREHLEDLHIPVIADLPVGENLHDHVTFNGIIVALPNDTATTVNQDELIQNVYDYKEMKVKKGPLSGNGPVNSVSFYVTQSGLPAPDIQVQVDSVNWEEYIREPTVYDGLTIFPTAFYDGVIPRVMNLVPKSRGRLLLNATDPYGHPLIWSGYLTDPRDVEVLVRGVKEVLSLESSYAFRSRGAHFVRTPLPACQHFCWGTDTYFKCLARYYTSGPYHPVGSCKMGPADDPTAVVDPRLRVYGVSGLRVIDASIMPQVIRGNTNAPSIMIGERGVAFILEDWKHNYKRNEY